AATAGATCACCGCGACGGCCAGATAGAATTCGAACGGGCTGTAGGTTTCGCTCACGGCGCGCTGGGCGCTGTAGACCAGCTCGGCAATGCCGATGATCGACACCAGGGAGGTGTCCTTGAGCAGGACGATCAGGTTGTTGCCCAGCGGGGCCAGGGTATTGCGCAGTGCCTGTGGCACCACCACGTAGCGTTGCGCCTGGCTGCGGCTCAGGCCAATGGAGCGCGCGCCTTCAATCTGCCCGGGGTCGACCGACAGGACTCCGGCACGAATCACGTCGGCGTTGTAGACCGCAAAATGCAGGCTCAGGCCGATGATGCCGGCCGCGAGGGCCGGGATATCGATCCCCACTTGCACCAGGCCGTAATAGATCACGTACAGCTGCAGCAGCAGGGGCGTGCCCATCAGTAGCCAGGTCAGGAAACGTATGGGCAGGGAGACCAGTTTCGGGGTGTAGAGCACGATCAGGGCAAAGGCGATGCCGGCCATCAGGCTCAACACACTGGCGCTGAGGAACAGGACGAGGGTCCACCAGAGCCCGGTGGCCAGCAGTTCGGAATAGGGTGTCACGATACTCAGGTCGAGGCTTGGCATGGGGGCGTCTCACTTGGCCGCGAAGCGTTTATCGAGGAGGTCCACCATCAGCCTGACCGTGTAGACCATGGCGATGTACAAAATGGCCGACACCGTGAAGATCTCGAATGGCTTGTACGTGGAGCTGATGAAACGCTGCGCGGTATAGGAAAGCTCGACCACGGAGATGGTCGACACCAGGGCCGAGCCTTTGATCAGCGCGACCGCATTGACCCCCAGTGGCCTGATCATCAACTTGGCGGTTTGCGGGAGGGTAATCAGCCACAGGGTCTGGCCCTTGCCGAAACCGATTGAACGCGCCGCCTCGACCTGGCCGGGGTCCACGTTGCTGATTGCGCCACGAATGGATTCGGCCATGTAGGCCGCGATGTTCAGGCCCAGGCCGATGACGCCGGCGGACAACGGTTCCAGCTCAAGGCCGATCTGCGGGCCGCCAAAGTAGAGAAGGAACAGCTGGACCAGGCAGGGGGTGCCACGAAAAACGCTGATGTAGACCCGGGCCAGGCAGCGAAGCATGAAGAAGCCGGACAGCCGGGCTGCCACCAGCACCACCGCCACCAACAAGCCCAGCAGCAGCGCCAGCAGCGAAACGTGCACCGTGACCCAGGCCGCCTCCAGAAAGAACGGCAGGGTGCGCTGTATAAGTGTCAGATCCATGGGAAGGCTCGGAAAAGTCGGACTGACTGGCCCGACCCCAGGTCGAGCCAGGCTGCAGATGAGTCAGCGAATGTCCTTGCCAATCCACTGCATCGAGATCTTTTCGTAGCTGCCATCGGCCAGCATGTCGTTCAGCGCCTGCTGCATCGCGGCCTTGAGTTCGGGGTTGTTCTTGCGCAGCGCAATGCCCATGCCTTCGATGCCGCCATCCTGTTGGGGTGGGGTGATGATGCGCACTTTCTGCCCGGTTTCCTTGACGGCCACCAGCACCGGAACGCTGTCCATCACCAGCGCGTCGAGGCGCCCGGCGTCCAGGTCGACCAGCATCTCGGGAAGCCCTTTATAGGTTTTCACCTTCAGGTTGCCCCGCGCCCTGGCCCATTTGTCGTGGGCATCGCCCAGGGTGACGCCCACCTTCACCTCCTTCAGGTCATCCAGGCTGTTGATCGGGGAGTCTTCTTTCACCACGATGGTGCGGCCGGCGTGGTAGTAGGGGCCGACGAAGTCCACGGCCTTTTGGCGCTCCGGGGTAATGGTCATGGAGGCGATGATGGCGTCGTATTTTTTTGCCAGGAGCCCGGCAATGATCCCGTCGAAGGGGGTGGTGACGATGCTGACTTTCACCCCGAGCCGTTGGGCCAGGGCTTCGCTGATGGAGGCGTCGAAGCCGACGATCTGGTTCTGCTCGTTGGCAAAGCTGAAGGGCGAGTACTGCCCGCTCATGGCGATGCGAATCTCTTTGGATGCCTGGATCGATTGCAAGTCATCAGCCTGAGCGGCTAAAGGGCACAGGAGCGCCGCGGCCGCGACGGTGGATGCAGCAAACAGACACTTGAGCGTTCTGGTTAGCATTGGATGGCACCTTTGAAGAATTATTAATTATTGTTTTTTGGGCTCTTCACCCAGGCCTCGGGAAAAGCTTTGCATAGGCCGTTCTGGAAAGCACCCGGCAAGGTGTCCGCCAGCCGGACACATTGCCGGAGTTGGCCGACACTATGTCGGCCAGGCACGCAGGCTGTCACTCGTGCGCCGATCCCGGCACTCTACTGCAGGGCTGCCTTGAAGCTTTCGTCCAGCACCTCCAGCAGCAAGTCGGCGTTCTTGTGGCTGAAAATCATCGACGGGCGCATTTTCAACACGTTGTCATGGGGGCCTTCGGTGCCGATCAGGACGCCACGCTCCCGGGCGCCATCGGCAACCTTTTTCGCCAGTTGCGTGGCCGGAGCCTTGCTCTGGCGATCGGTGACCAGCTCGATCCCGAGAAACAGCCCCAACCCGCGTACATCGCCAATGACCGCGTAGCGTTGCTGCAGTGTGCGAAAGCCGTCGAGCAGGTAGTTGCCCACCGTCAGTGCGTTGAGTTTCAGGTTGTCGCGCTCAATCACATCGAGAACGCTGAGCCCCACGGCACATGAAACCGGGCTGCCGGCGAAGGTATTGAAGTACTCCATGCCGTTGT
This genomic stretch from Pseudomonas sp. Os17 harbors:
- a CDS encoding ABC transporter substrate-binding protein, producing the protein MLTRTLKCLFAASTVAAAALLCPLAAQADDLQSIQASKEIRIAMSGQYSPFSFANEQNQIVGFDASISEALAQRLGVKVSIVTTPFDGIIAGLLAKKYDAIIASMTITPERQKAVDFVGPYYHAGRTIVVKEDSPINSLDDLKEVKVGVTLGDAHDKWARARGNLKVKTYKGLPEMLVDLDAGRLDALVMDSVPVLVAVKETGQKVRIITPPQQDGGIEGMGIALRKNNPELKAAMQQALNDMLADGSYEKISMQWIGKDIR
- a CDS encoding amino acid ABC transporter permease, coding for MDLTLIQRTLPFFLEAAWVTVHVSLLALLLGLLVAVVLVAARLSGFFMLRCLARVYISVFRGTPCLVQLFLLYFGGPQIGLELEPLSAGVIGLGLNIAAYMAESIRGAISNVDPGQVEAARSIGFGKGQTLWLITLPQTAKLMIRPLGVNAVALIKGSALVSTISVVELSYTAQRFISSTYKPFEIFTVSAILYIAMVYTVRLMVDLLDKRFAAK
- a CDS encoding amino acid ABC transporter permease, whose product is MPSLDLSIVTPYSELLATGLWWTLVLFLSASVLSLMAGIAFALIVLYTPKLVSLPIRFLTWLLMGTPLLLQLYVIYYGLVQVGIDIPALAAGIIGLSLHFAVYNADVIRAGVLSVDPGQIEGARSIGLSRSQAQRYVVVPQALRNTLAPLGNNLIVLLKDTSLVSIIGIAELVYSAQRAVSETYSPFEFYLAVAVIYYAVNLVLEAGLHLLENKVEMSR